In one window of Oncorhynchus gorbuscha isolate QuinsamMale2020 ecotype Even-year linkage group LG23, OgorEven_v1.0, whole genome shotgun sequence DNA:
- the LOC124010483 gene encoding tryptophan 2,3-dioxygenase A-like — protein sequence MSGGCPYFEKRHLLFKSKLHLEEEEEDDSQEGINKASKGGIVYGDYLQLDKVVTAQVLQSELKGNKIHDEHLFIVTHQAYELWFKQILWELDSVREIFISGHVRDERNMLKVNTRIHRIVMIFRLLVDQFAVLETMTALDFYDFREYLSPASGFQSLQFRLLENKIGVLDNLRVPYNRRHYRDNFKGHESEMLLRSEKEPCLLKLVEKWLERTPGLEEDGFNFWVKLEANIFEGLSLEKNKIEKMQDSEEKEELMEEMTKQKELFTSLFDVKRHEHLLGKGERRISYKALQGALMIYFYREEPRFQVPFQLLSNLMDIDTLMTKWRYNHVCMVHRMIGSKAGTGGSSGYHYLRSTVSDRYKVFVDLFNLAMFLIPRHWVPKLDPNEHTFLFTAEYCDSSYCSSEDSD from the exons ATGAGTGGTGGATGTCCATACTTCGAGAAAAGGCACTT GCTATTCAAGAGCAAGCTGCAtctagaagaggaagaggaagacgacTCCCAAGAAGGAATCAACAAGGCCAGCAAAGGTGGCATCGTCTATGGTGACTACCTTCAG CTTGATAAGGTTGTGACCGCCCAAGTTCTCCAGAGTGAACTGAAGGGGAACAAAATCCACGATGAGCATCTTTTCATTGTCACACATCAAG cttatgaacTCTGGTTCAAGCAGATTCTATGGGAACTGGATTCAGTGCGAGAGATTTTCATCAGTGGACAT GTTCGCGATGAACGCAACATGCTGAAGGTCAACACCCGCATACACAGGATTGTTATGATCTTCAGGCTGCTGGTCGACCAGTTTGCCGTACTCGAGACAATGACCGCCTTGGACTTCTATGACTTCAG AGAGTACCTGTCCCCTGCCTCCGGGTTCCAAAGTCTCCAGTTCCGTCTGTTGGAGAACAAGATTGGTGTCCTTGACAACCTGAGAGTCCCCTACAACAGGCGCCACTACAGGGACAACTTCAAAGGACATGAGAGTGAGATGCTGCTTAGATCTGAGAAGGAGCCTTGCCTGCTGAAATTGGTGGAG AAATGGCTGGAAAGGACCCCAGGTCTTGAAGAGGATGGGTTTAACTTTTGGGTTAAACTGGAAGCCAACATCTTTGAAGGGTTGAGtcttgaaaaaaataaaatagag AAAATGCAAGACTCCGAGGAGAAGGAGGAGCTGATGGAAGAGATGACGAAACAAAAAGAGCTATTTACTTCTCTGTTTGATGTCAAAAGACATGAGCATCTTTTGGGCAAAG GTGAGAGACGGATCTCCTACAAAGCTCTCCAAGGAGCTCTCATGATCTACTTCTACAG GGAGGAGCCCAGGTTCCAGGTTCCCTTCCAACTCCTGTCCAACCTGATGGACATTGATACCCTCATGACAAAATGGAGAT ACAACCACGTGTGCATGGTGCACAGAATGATTGGCAGCAAAGCAGGCACCGGAGGCTCATCTGGCTACCACTATCTGCGCTCTACTGTCAG TGATCGCTACAAAGTCTTTGTGGATCTCTTCAACCTGGCCATGTTTTTGATACCTCGGCATTGGGTGCCTAAACTAGACCCCAATGAGCACACCTTCCTGTTCACCGCAGAGTACTGTGACAGCTCCTACTGCAGTAGTGAGGATTCAGACTAG